The following DNA comes from Cheilinus undulatus linkage group 4, ASM1832078v1, whole genome shotgun sequence.
ATagccatgttttatttttttaacttcaatAATAgctactcttatcaaagcaacaaaatgtgtttacatggtcaaaaacaggcagacagttgcaaaatgggttaaaagcatagactgtagaaagaactggacaaaccccaagtgacatcagtcgtctgcttataataggcggactcaaatggcttttgaagccagtctgtggaggcttccatattaaAATTgcagtctcaaccgaactttggatcaacctaatggcctgtccactaagcgcgacttcctgtcagcctgctagctagcattctggttgacaaaaatgaagcctctgcctgccaagctatctgtcaatcaaataagacgcgccaatcagctttcatcctaaattaaatccaaatgatcgtggtacaaaaaaattcagcccccgtacagtgggagcacaataagacactagctaatgagacatgtttggtgttttcaaccaggctgtaaacctagttatttctagtgtcaaaaccagctgtttaacatgtgtccagacgggacttccggtgttcctgcagccagcctcaagtggacactcgcggtataacaatttttttgcacttccgcattggcttcattttttcaggatcggaggttgccacttggttagaagttgcaaaaacaagccaaaaaacagttaaaagggttttaaagcagcaaaaatgggcatgacaAAAAGGGATATTTGGTAAAGGAAAAAAGCCAATAATGGGCAAAGAGTGTTGAAAAGAGGTTGGTcgacagaggcaacaacagatggaattggcaaaaaaggcaggaaaagtaggggaaagggtttaaaagtggcaggaatatgcagaaaaggtggtgaaatggtataaaaatgtgggggaaatggattaaaagatgcaaaaattgctttaaagtggaaaaatgggtggaaagtagGAAGAggaattgataagattttattgatatcaatgccATTATCGATTCTTCTCATAAATTCAATTCTTTATCAATTCCCTTATCAATTCCTTCCAGTGAATTTTCTTTTAGGAccactaaaaatgttaaacgtGAAGTGTTTGGGAGGGGAACATGctaaaatgcacagaaagtctctttttgttggaaatgtctcGGTTTAAACAAACTGCTCACTGGATCTTTAACCTGTGAACTTCAATTAGAATACAACACTACTGCTCCTTTTCTTTAACAGATAAATCTtacaacaaattttaaaaacaggggTGTCTTGATCCCGATCGTATGTATTGGATCAGAGCTGATATAGGTGTTTTTAATTGAACAGAGATCGGCAATTTCATCAGCCCAGCTGATCATTTATGTCAGCTGTCATAAACAGAGCACAATTTACAGCAGGCCGTAAATGCACCAGtaacacaaaaaagcagcagtagcagcattaccattcctgtgtttaaaatgtcagcggtgtggaaaaacttcaaatgtgaaaacagtccAATGGCCACTTGCAGAATCTGTAAAATGACTGTTTCACaaggtggtagcagcagagcCGCATTTAAAACGAAAAATTTGATTCGTCTTCTCCAAACTAAACATGCAGCGGAATACGGTAACTTTCTATAGCTTTTGGACCCACGCTGTGCCCTTCTGTCTCAACTTTACAATACTAACACCACCTTACCGGAGCTGTACAACAAAAGATGAGACAGCAGACTAGAGAATTTAAAATGCAACTTCACTGCTGTTAGCTTCACTACATCCATTTTGGGCTCTGatttgccccatgtcactgctgagccTAACTGCAAGTTGGATTGAGTCCTCCACCTTCGGGTTAAAGTGTACAGTATTACATGCACGCCAGTTTTGTGGGtctcacacagcagagcatTTAAAGCAGGCCATCAAGTATGCCGGTTTTCTTCAACAAGAACCTTCACTTAATTTTAAAGTAACAGTGGgtacagaaataaaagtgagggaAGAAAAGAGATGTAGCAACTCTAGTTGCAGAAATTGCACTGTATTAACAAGAGTAGCTTGCATTTGATGTTTGGGTTTTATTAcaatgttaatgttttggttatgtctcagattaagctgctacattttgatagggattgttgttttgaatctgtatgattcatatgttttGATCCTATTCTTGTTGaactgtttacaccactttaaagtAGAGTTAGGAtgttttgaattcattttttgagCTCAGTTTTTGTTGTAACTATACCGTCAAGTGAATTGCCACATCTAAGTGGTAttgtaatatttcaaattcTTTAATTGaattcatctgtttttatgaCTATTGGCTCTGTTTTCATCACCTTTAAGTGGAACTGAGGTTATTTAAGTTCATTTTTTGGTCTGCTCATGCCTGTCAGATTTTTGACTACTGTAAATGGATTTTGATtgtctgatttaattcaaacactgcaGTAAGTGAatatgtaactttattttttgacagattgttaaagtgaaacagagctatTACACCAAACTGAGTAGAAATTtgatgttatgtttttttttacagcaatgttggctgtaCTAAGTTCAATGGAATAAGCTTGAGGCAGCAAGTAGCTATTCTGTTTACTTCAGTTATTTCTGtactcaaaaacatttgaaaagctAGGTAATTATGAGTATCAGATCGGGActcggtattggcagatattcaatattaaaaaaccAGATCAGGATtggaggccaaaaatgctgatatgGACAACCCTAAAAATACTAGTctctggatcctagatctctggaggtatgaaaataaattgaaattttgaacaaaatTAACTGCTCTTGTGCAAAAAAGATTCATGCCTTGCATGAAAAACCACtgttttacagacatttcaCATTGCCCTGTGTGCATCATTTTTGAAGAAATGAAGCCACATTTTTGACCGCttcagtctgtgtttgtgacTGTTCACTATTGGGCACTAATACAGTAATACTGTATCCTTGGTGTTGCTTTGATTACCATCATGAGGATGGTGCAGTGTGATGAGCACACATTAATTACAGATTCCTCAAGAACATGATTTTCATTACCTGtagcaccactgcctgtgtatgaaaatgcttcaaaagCGGTGACAGAACTTCTGTTAATGATGTCGGAACAATTTTGCAAAAGACAAACACGCACATATATACTGACGCACAGTAAAGAGAGATACTTCATTTGATCCCCTGTCCTGATTTAACCGATTTTACTTATACAAATCAATTCCAGCACTCCTGGAAAAATCTTCTTATAAACCTGTTTTATTCTAGAGTCAAAGCATTTTTATATGCCTACATGCCGACAAGTGCTTGTATGATGTGTTCTTTAAACACCTTGGGCTCTAATTTCGTGGTGTGGCGCAGGGTGGCGGAGCGTGGTGCACCCCATGCAGTGGTAATTTCGTGCACCACCGTGCGCAGccaatttggcaatttggtaGATGGGTGTGGCGGCGCACCAGGGGGAGGTGTCAACAGATTCAGATTGGTGCAGTGACAATTTTGTGCCAAAACACTGCGCAGAAGGTGCGCTGAAAGCCCGCCAGCTCCAACCTGGTCTATTCTTGGCACAGGCGAAGCACACCCGAtgtagtggtaatttggctgaCAGGCGCGCAGTGCGCACACatcaccaaaacctcacaggcaggtttccagagtgtcaggcacattttaatgcaataaacaatcacagcaaccactatttaatgtaaccgtctgaaccagcatatacatttgtatttatataaactgtcccgtcacatctgatgtcagatcaaagatgtttgtcacgcgtaattgaaactcaacctgatggcagctgggagtgataAATACTATTgagttcacatctctcagccaaccacaaacagccacggcATCCGATACGAAGTATATATTCAGCTTTtctcatctcatgaaattcaaaagtaaagaaaaaagagagagacgctcgatgaataaatgtaagtcagtcggtgtcttaaggatttacctgtgatttcccatatttctctgttttaatctttattcttaacgtgatctaaaaagatggagtacattattgcaaggaggatgaggaggagataccggagagaatatatcaccaaaggttctcctatttggtgatgacagagcaggaatgcaggtggatcacaagcatgatgcctggattagcctgctgctgtgtttaatataattgtcacttaattttgtactcctattcatgacacaggaacagattacatctgtccCCGCGAGGTGGTCCATACGGTGACGCGCATCGTGGCCTCTGATGCGCAGCCCGGTGGccactgtgtgccttctttgctctgacagctttttttttggcccttctccttacatcattgaaccgtttttttacattgggcagcagttctcagaatatctgggcaaacttgattgacaatattagtaGACAATATTCTGATGTGAGCTCTACAACACCAAATAATACATTTCTGTGAGTCCAAATTTCTGACAGCGAGGCCTACCCCTCAATGATTTTAAATACATATTGCCGTAATGAAGTAGAGTtcaataaaggtgaaaaaaatgacaaaattcaaAGCATCAAATGATGTAATggagaaacacaaagaaattcCTCTGTAAATGACAGTGGTAAATCGCAGCTGTGGTTCTTTTTAGCCCATTTGTTAAGCTATTCGATATTTCAGTCAAATACTCACACCTGAGTGATATACATGGCTTTTCAAACCTTTTATAGTGTAATAAAGCACTGCATACATGAAAAAACACTGCAATATGTTACACAACACATACTGGAGGTTAGCTTTATTGTTCCGAGTAATGATTCTTTCTGTGTTTATATCAaaagaccaacagacctacaccAGCAGAAGaatcttttcttttgtctgtccttattttttaaatttcaaagtgTGCTTTATACTGTTTTAGTTCTGAACTACATCAGTGTTAGTATCAAtgtcagtattggctaaaatgaatttgtaaacaTTGATATTCCtgatattggaaaaaaaaaaaaacgcaataTTGTGAACCCCTAGGAATTTTCATCAGTTATGCTGgtctgctgtaaaaatggtgTTGCATTCACACGTTTGTGTGGGGAAACTTTACCTGGCCTCTCAGCACTACTGgttaaatataatttacaaCACATCATAAAGTGCTCACATTTTATCAGATGATTCACCCATCCCATATAACACACTCTGCTTGCTGACACTAAAGTCCACTCTCAAAACATTGACAGCGATGCCAAAAATACTTTGAGTGAGCCACAGTCCTACCAATCGATGTCTTCATCAAAGTAGTCAGCAACAGTATTTTGAATAATCAGGCGGTTACACAGTCACTTCACTCAAAGATAACACATGGACTGAAGCTCAGGGAGCAGCCATGTTGGAGAGAAAGAAATGGAGGATGAGTGGAGGGAGGGAGGCTAAGGGTCCAGCTGTGGTCGGCCCTGGCACAGAACAACCTCAGGGGCACACTGGGCTCTACTGTCCCCACAACGCAGCCTCAGTGACCCCATAAAAGGGTCTCAGTGTCCCCAGAGCACTGCCCGGAACAATGGCCTCGTTCTCCCTCCACTTCCATTATAACTCCCTCCACACAGCATGGCACAATGCTCCCTATTGGCCCGGGTGGCATTCCAAAACCCCCCGCAGTAGATACCGACGGTCATTGCTCACGGCATCTGAACGTTAGCTGGCCTAAACTCCCGTCACTGCCCGCCTATGGCCGTCATCACCCAAAGACATCCTAACCCAAGTGTTATCTATTAAGGATTGCTTTATAGACAGTAATAAGAGTCAAGTAACCAGAGAGATAGAAAGCTACTGTTAGAAGAGTTAACCTATGGTGGTAAAACATAAGGATTATTTTCATATCACAGTGTGGAAAGATATCTCAACGTCTTTTTTGCAGGTGTGCTACCATTAGGCCTAGAGATACAAGCTTTGATAAATGGGATTTAATCCTTGACCTTGTCCaataaaaactgctgaaaaCTTGCTAAAATCATATAACATAAAGAAAAGGCTCATCTTGTTAGAAGAAAACCTGTGACTCATGGCTGTAACACACATGTATAACACACATGATGGAAAAGGCAAAGGGAAACTTCAATGATATGAACTGTTGCTAATGGAAAAATAACGCAAATATCCTCCCTAGATTTATATTTAACACAGTAGGATAAGTAGTCCTCATGTCAGGGTGAAGGATAGCAACAGGGTTCTCCATCCTGCCACAGAAACCACATATTTTGCATTATGTCATAGTCAAACTTTGATACCATGAGTAATCCATTGTCCTGCTGTACCTTTATCACCAAGGACACAGAGCCCTTATGTTCTAGCACTTATTGTTGGCCATTAGGTAACACATATTGACACATTTATGATATAGGTTTTTTAACATGTAGATCAAGAAATTAAGACAATTTCATACTTTGTTTACTTATCAGATATGAACTGAGACTCCAAAACAGAGCTGGATGATATGAAACAATAGTGTACAGGATACAGTGAGTTTGTGTGTACTGACCTGTGGCAGTGGGTTGGGGGGCTTGGTAAGGATGCCTCCTATGTACACCACATGAGGCAGGGTTGGTCGAGGGAACTCCAGAGCCATATCAGTGCACAGCATCCACAGGCGGCTGCCCTGCACAAGATCAGCCATGGCCACCTGAGGCTTCACGCCATGCTTCTTCATAATCCGATCATACTTAGGCAAAGCTATATAATGGACTCCAAAGCGCTGCACCAGATAAACTGCTGTATTAGTGATCCTCTGGAGCAGAGTCATGCGGTCTGTCAGCAGTGAGTTAAATTCAGGAACATATGAAAGTGGGGCCGGGGCACCTGCTTCTGCAGGATACCACAGGCCTGTGCTGAACACGGCATACTGCACACCCAGGATATGAGCGATTACAAAACCACACATCTCATTAGGGTCCACGAGCAGCAGGTCAAACTTGGCTTCCTTAAGGCGAGTCATTACCTCAGCGTTACCGACCACGGCGTCACAGTTCTGAGAGTAATGGTCAAGAATGTCAAACAGTTCTAGAAATGTTAGGCGGCCAGAGAAGATGTTGGACACTTTGGACTGGAGGAAGTTGTCAGCTGTGGTGCTGTTAAAGATCCCTGGGTATCGCTGTAAGTGATAGTGAGGAGAGGGTGGCACCTCACGACCCTCTGATATTAGAAAATGGGTTTCATGGCCTTCTTGGTGCAGCGCTGTGGCCAGAGTTTTAAAGATGTAGAGGTGGGATTCAAACATAATGGGTGGGACCACGATCACTTTAGCAGCCCATGATGCACTGGGACTCCAGCAGAGGAGGCCGAGGAGGAGGAGTAGTGACGAGGGTAGTAGCATGGCTGAAACGATAGACATATGGATTGTGTTAATGCCtgacatcaaaataaaaaccaagagCCATCATCAAATAATCTTTAAGACATATTAAAACTAGTACTTTAAGGGGCCTCAGGGAACTTTTAATTAAGTGTTGTCTTTCTACCATTTGCCTAAACCTGTAGTCAAAGTACTGACTGGGTCTCAGTGGGTTCAGAATTTTTGGGTAATTCGGCTGTTTGTGTTTACAATTTTCAGTCTTGTAAAACAACCTGACACTAACTATGAATGTCATGCCTTCTAGGAATGCACAGACACGTCGGTTTAACTTCAGCATCAGCCAATATCCGCCCTTTTCACATCGGCTATTGGCAAATAATGTGGGTATGAACTCCTGTCGGTAGCAGATCTTTACCTCAGTGTCATGTCAATGCTTGCACTTAGCCCactaacagctgattcagagatGAGATTTATTATTGGTCAGAAGATGTGACCTGATGGAGAAACTCTGATCTATTTTCATGATCaatgaagagagaaaatgtAAGACCAAAGACGTTACAAGAAAAAAGCATGGGCATCGGTATCTGCTATCAGCTAAACTGATTTTTCAAACATCAGCATGAGCCTTGATTTTTACAATGAGTGCATCTCTCATGTCTACTTTCATGTGTTTAACAGTAAGACACAAAAATCACAAG
Coding sequences within:
- the ugt8 gene encoding 2-hydroxyacylsphingosine 1-beta-galactosyltransferase isoform X2 codes for the protein MLLPSSLLLLLGLLCWSPSASWAAKVIVVPPIMFESHLYIFKTLATALHQEGHETHFLISEGREVPPSPHYHLQRYPGIFNSTTADNFLQSKVSNIFSGRLTFLELFDILDHYSQNCDAVVGNAEVMTRLKEAKFDLLLVDPNEMCGFVIAHILGVQYAVFSTGLWYPAEAGAPAPLSYVPEFNSLLTDRMTLLQRITNTAVYLVQRFGVHYIALPKYDRIMKKHGVKPQVAMADLVQGSRLWMLCTDMALEFPRPTLPHVVYIGGILTKPPNPLPQDFEAWVNDTAEHGFVVVSFGAGVKYLSHDIAHKLAGALARLPQRVVWRFSGVPPSNLGNNTKLVDWMPQNDLLGHTNTRAFLSHGGLNSIYEAMYHGVPVVGVPLFGDHYDTMTRVAAKGMGIMLHWKYMTEEDLYTALTSVIKDDRYRKQARVLSNIHKDQPGHPVSRAVYWISYILRHHGANHLRSAVYDVSPYQYFLVDVVLSVASTIALTIFALRWLVGLLRGNVEDQGRGGIPMDDTTVPNGHCHSDSMANGKHKGNGSLKNEKKIN